A DNA window from Cygnus olor isolate bCygOlo1 unplaced genomic scaffold, bCygOlo1.pri.v2 S101, whole genome shotgun sequence contains the following coding sequences:
- the LOC121063075 gene encoding olfactory receptor 14J1-like produces MMRVFHIPVTVLVMQKKKKKFVYGTPMSKMLLSQFLKEMVKGVKRAEYCLLTVMAYDRYIAICKPLHYGSLLGTRACAQMAAAAWGSGFLNAVLHTAKTFSLPLCQGNAVDQFFCEIPQILKLSCSDAYLREVGALVFSFSLAFGCFVFIVVSYVQIFRTVLRMPSEQGWHKAFSMCLPHLAVVFLSVSTSMFAHLKPPSISSPLLDLLVSLLYSVVPPAVNPLIYSMRNQELTDALWKLISRCVSEE; encoded by the exons ATGATGAGGGTGTTCCACATCCCAGTCACCGTGCTGGTCatgcaaaagaagaagaagaaatttgtcTACGG GACACCAATGAGCAAGATGCTTCTTTCTCAGTTCCTAAAAGAAATGGTGAAGGGTGTTAAGAGGG CTGAGTATTGCCTCCTCACTGTCATGGCCTATGACCGCTacattgccatctgcaagcccctgcactacgggagcctcctgggcaccagagcttgtgcccagatggcagcagctgcctggggcagtggctttctcaatgctgtcctgcacacggccaagacattttccctgcccctctgccaaggcaatgctgtggaccagttcttctgtgaaattccccagatcctcaagctctcctgctcagatgcctacctcagggaagttgGGGCACTtgtatttagtttttctttagcatttggttgttttgttttcattgtggtgtcctatgtgcagatcttcagaacagtgctgaggatgccctctgagcagggctggcacaaagccttttccatgtgcctccctcacctggctgtgGTCTTCCTATCTGTCAGCACTTCCATGTTTGCCCACCTGAAGCCCCCCTCGATCTCCTCCCCATTGCTGGACCTGCTGGTGTCACTTCTGTACtcggtggtgcctccagcagtgaaccccctcatctacagcatgaggaatcAGGAGCTGACAGATGCCTTGTGGAAACTGATCTCTAGATGTGTTTCAGAAGAATAA
- the LOC121063074 gene encoding olfactory receptor 14C36-like, which translates to MANSSSVSEFLLLALADTRELQLLHFGLFLGIYLAALLGNGLILTAVVCDHRLHTPMYFFLLNLALLDLGSISTTLPKAMANSLWDNRAISYEGCAAQVLFFVFFFDAEYSLLTIMAYDRYIAICKPLHYGSLLGTRACAKMTTAAWGSGFLNAVLHTANTFSLPLCQGNEVDQFFCEIPQILKLSCSDTYLRETGVLLVTACLGVGCFIFIVVSYMQIFRTVLRIPSEQGWHKAFSTCLPHLAVVSLMVSTVLFAYLKPPSISSASIDLVVSVLYSVVPPALNPLIYSMRNKDLKYGVKKLFLYMLLKHH; encoded by the coding sequence ATggccaacagcagctctgtgagtgagttcctcctgctggcattaGCAGACAcacgggagctgcagctcctgcatttcgggctcttcctgggcatctacctggctgccctcctgggcaacggcctcatcctcaccgccgtagtctgcgaccaccgcctccacacccccatgtacttcttcctcctcaacctcgccctcctcgacctCGGatccatctccaccactctgcccaaagccatggccaattcccTCTGGGACAACAGGGCCATCTCCTATGAAGGGTGTGCAGCTCAAGTCCTTTTTTTCGTCTTCTTTTTTGATGCAGAATATTCCCTCCTCACCATCATGGCCTATGACCGCTacattgccatctgcaagcccctgcactatgGGAGCCTCCTGGGCACCAGAGCTTGTGCCAAGATGACaacagctgcctggggcagtggctttctcaatgctgtcctgcacacggccaatacattttctctgcccctctgccaaggcaatgaagtggaccagttcttctgtgaaatcccccagatcctcaagctctcctgctcagataCCTACCTCAGGGAAACTGGGGTTCTTCTGGTTACTGCCTGTTTAGGTGTtggctgctttattttcattgtggtGTCCTACATGCAGATCTTCAGGACTGTGCTGAGGAtcccctctgagcagggctggcacaaagccttttccacgtgcctccctcactTGGCTGTAGTCTCCCTGATGGTCAGTACTGTCTtgtttgcctacctgaagcccccctccatctctTCTGCATCCATAGACCTGGTGGTGTCAGTTCTCTATTCAGTGGTACCTCCAGCACTGAAtcccctcatctacagcatgagaaACAAGGACCTCAAGTATGGAGTGAAGAAACTGTTTCTATACATGCTTCTTAAGCATCATTAA